The Magnetococcus marinus MC-1 genome contains the following window.
TTTTTATTTCTTTTTAATAATAACGATATTTACATCATGGCTATCAATTTTATACTCAACGATTTCTCCATTTTCATATTTATCTGACAGATCACTCTCTTCAAATTTTTCTAATTCAGCCTTACATACAGGACCTTTTATTAGTACAAGACTTCCGCCATTTACTAAACATGGATCAGCCCAAGCGACTAGCTGGTTAATTTCCGCTAAGGCTCGTGACGTTACAACATTGACGAGCGGTGCACCATCAAACCCTTTTTCAGTAAATTGTTTATTATAAATGCGTATGTTTTTTAAATTTAAATTTGCGCTCACATGCTTAAGGAAACTTACCTTCTTTTGGTCCTTTTCAACAAGGTGCATTTCAATATTACTACCAGACACAATTTGAAGCGGTAAACCTGGCAGACCAGCACCAGTACCCATATCTAAAACCGTACTACCCTGAACATAAGGTAATAATATGAGCGACTCAGCAATATGACGACTCCATATAGATTTTTCCGTGCTCTTTCCTATTAAATTGATTTTTTTGTTCCAAAGAAGCAGCTCACTCACAAACTCAGCAAGTTTCTCATCAGAATATGGGTCAACTGATATGACATCCATATCTACACCCACCAATTGCAACATGCTCTCGATTTCATATCGGAAATTTTCCATTTTATTTCAACCCAAGATAAATCAGAATATTCACAACAGAAGCTGGTGTAACGCCCTTTGTAGCAATCACATCTGCAACAGTACGACAATCCGATTTTTCTAATCTCAACCGAACTTCACTTGATAAACTAGCAACTTTTGACCAGTCAATCTCTTTAGGCAAAACATGTGACCGGTACTTTTCTACCCTAGAATTTTCGGCTATTATTTTCTTTTCATACCCGCTATAGATCAAATCATTTTTGTATATTTCTAGGACATTTTTTGACAGAGCATCCAATTGCATCGCTTCACATACTTTTTCTAAATCACAATCGGTGCGTTTTAGAATTTCTGACACTGGCTGACCATTAATTTTAAATTTTTGTGATAGATCTTCTAATAAATCATATTG
Protein-coding sequences here:
- the rsmG gene encoding 16S rRNA (guanine(527)-N(7))-methyltransferase RsmG, giving the protein MLQLVGVDMDVISVDPYSDEKLAEFVSELLLWNKKINLIGKSTEKSIWSRHIAESLILLPYVQGSTVLDMGTGAGLPGLPLQIVSGSNIEMHLVEKDQKKVSFLKHVSANLNLKNIRIYNKQFTEKGFDGAPLVNVVTSRALAEINQLVAWADPCLVNGGSLVLIKGPVCKAELEKFEESDLSDKYENGEIVEYKIDSHDVNIVIIKKK